A window of the Caldalkalibacillus salinus genome harbors these coding sequences:
- a CDS encoding PolC-type DNA polymerase III — protein MTAGAKSKHERFQLLVEQANIPHDMVSNHLQDGYIDKLVVYKEDKHWAFYLVVPNMIPRQVYEWVSNRIRDTFEHLASITVYVTFKDVSVHDFIKEYWPLFIEWNQTRLNGLAKRLAEQPPIIENYTLTISLLSDIEVDIFRKKLEPELYRFITAFLSTKVKIAYQIQESAQAVQQFREATVKEDQNRAEQALKELEEKPAQNQKAKKVAVNDILIGYKIKTDPVPIQQIMEEERKICVQGQIFNVETKELRSGRTLLIFSITDYTDSITVKMFSRDKEDVPVFEALSKGMWVKVQGSVQTDTFMRDLVMMANDVNVVTVKEREDTCEEKRVELHAHTTMSTMDAVASASEIVGLAAKWGHTAVAITDHGVAQAFPEAYNAGKKHGIKVLYGVEANIVDDGVPMVYNPQHRELKEETYIVFDVETTGLSAVYNKIIELAAVKICRGEIIERFERFVNPHEPITDMISQLTGITDDMVQDAPEIEEVLQDFHTFIDGHTLVAHNASFDMGFLHMNYKKLDIKLENPVIDTLEFARFLYPEFKNHRLNTLCKKFDIPLENHHRAVYDAEATGYLLWKMLMDATERGITHMDQINEHKGQNDFHRLRPSHCIILVQNQKGLKNLYKLISYSHVKYFHRTPRIPRSLLEEHREGLIIGSGCDKGEVFEGMMQKSPEEVEEIAKFYDYLEIQPVSNYEHLLARELVKDRAHIQLILKNILDLGEKLDKPVVATGNVHYLEPRDAVYRRILITTLGGASPLKPDQLPPVHFRTTDDMLQEFQFLGEERAREVVITNTHHVHEQIEEVKPIPDELYTPNIEGVDEDIRRISYTKAKSIYGDPLPEIVEKRLEKELNSIIGHGFAVIYLISAKLVVKSLEDGYLVGSRGSVGSSFVATMTDITEVNPLPPHYVCYECHHSEFFNDGSVGSGFDLPDKSCPECGADLVKDGHDIPFEVFLGFKGDKVPDIDLNFSGEYQPVAHKYTQELFGVDNVYRAGTIGTVADKTAFGFVKKYEEETQQAMKQAEIARLASGCTGVKRTTGQHPGGIIVVPDEYDIYDFCPIQYPADDLGSEWRTTHFDFHSIHDNLLKLDILGHDDPTVIRMLQDLSGIDPKDIPLDDPEVMSLFSSTEALGVTPEQIMSKTGSLGIPEFGTRFVRQMLEDTKPTTFAELVRISGLSHGTDVWLNNAQELIRAGKAVLAEVISTRDDIMVYLIHKGLDPSRAFKIMEKVRKGKGVEPEEIEYMKEHNVPDWYIDSCQKIKYMFPKAHAVAYVLMAVRIAYFKVHHPILFYATYFSVRADDFDVSLAIKGASAVRKKIEEINEKGNDASPKEKSLLTVLELCLEMLERGYHFQKVDLYRSDATRFIVEGDSLIPPFNAIPGVGTNAAVNIAKSREQGEFLSKEDLQQRSKVTKTVLEYLDEQGCLTGLPESNQLSLF, from the coding sequence ATGACCGCGGGTGCGAAGTCAAAACATGAACGATTTCAACTCCTTGTAGAACAAGCTAATATACCACATGATATGGTCTCAAACCATCTACAAGATGGCTATATAGACAAGCTCGTTGTATACAAGGAAGACAAACATTGGGCATTTTATTTAGTTGTGCCCAACATGATCCCACGTCAAGTATACGAGTGGGTGTCAAATAGAATCAGAGATACCTTTGAGCATTTGGCCAGCATTACAGTATACGTTACATTCAAGGATGTAAGTGTCCATGATTTTATAAAAGAGTATTGGCCGTTATTCATAGAGTGGAATCAGACACGTTTGAATGGGTTAGCCAAGCGACTGGCAGAACAACCACCCATAATTGAAAATTATACGTTGACTATATCATTATTAAGTGACATAGAAGTGGATATTTTTCGCAAAAAACTAGAGCCTGAGCTTTACCGCTTTATAACAGCGTTTTTATCTACAAAAGTGAAGATTGCCTATCAGATTCAAGAATCAGCTCAAGCGGTACAGCAATTCAGGGAAGCGACGGTGAAAGAAGATCAGAATCGAGCGGAACAAGCTCTAAAAGAGTTAGAAGAGAAACCTGCACAAAATCAAAAAGCAAAAAAAGTGGCCGTCAATGATATTCTCATTGGTTATAAAATTAAAACGGACCCTGTACCGATCCAACAAATCATGGAGGAAGAGCGTAAGATTTGCGTACAAGGTCAAATTTTTAACGTAGAGACAAAAGAGCTCCGCAGCGGTCGTACACTGTTAATATTCTCCATCACAGACTATACTGATTCAATTACCGTCAAGATGTTCTCCAGGGATAAAGAGGATGTTCCTGTATTCGAGGCCCTATCGAAAGGTATGTGGGTGAAAGTACAGGGGAGCGTACAGACGGACACGTTTATGCGCGACCTGGTGATGATGGCCAATGATGTCAATGTTGTCACGGTGAAAGAGAGAGAAGATACCTGTGAAGAGAAAAGGGTAGAACTCCACGCTCATACAACGATGTCCACGATGGACGCAGTGGCTTCCGCTTCCGAAATCGTCGGGCTTGCAGCGAAATGGGGGCATACCGCTGTGGCCATCACAGACCATGGCGTGGCGCAAGCATTTCCAGAAGCTTATAACGCAGGTAAGAAGCACGGCATCAAAGTGCTTTATGGCGTTGAAGCGAATATTGTTGATGACGGTGTTCCGATGGTCTATAACCCACAGCATCGGGAGTTAAAAGAAGAAACGTACATCGTATTTGACGTGGAAACAACAGGTTTATCGGCTGTGTATAACAAGATTATTGAACTGGCGGCCGTCAAGATTTGCCGTGGGGAGATCATAGAACGGTTTGAAAGATTTGTTAATCCACATGAACCAATTACAGATATGATCTCTCAGTTAACGGGGATCACAGATGATATGGTTCAAGATGCACCGGAGATTGAAGAGGTCCTTCAGGATTTTCATACTTTTATAGATGGGCATACACTCGTCGCCCATAATGCTAGTTTCGATATGGGATTCTTACACATGAATTATAAAAAGCTAGATATTAAACTGGAGAACCCCGTCATTGATACGTTAGAGTTTGCTCGCTTTCTATATCCTGAGTTTAAGAATCACCGTCTGAACACATTATGTAAAAAATTTGATATCCCGTTAGAAAATCATCACCGTGCTGTTTATGATGCTGAGGCAACGGGTTACCTCCTTTGGAAAATGCTCATGGATGCAACAGAACGTGGCATTACACACATGGACCAAATCAATGAGCATAAGGGTCAGAACGATTTTCATCGCTTGCGTCCATCGCATTGTATCATTCTGGTCCAAAACCAAAAGGGGCTGAAAAATCTTTATAAGTTAATCTCCTACTCACACGTCAAGTATTTTCACCGCACGCCTAGAATCCCAAGGAGCCTGCTAGAAGAACATCGAGAAGGTCTAATCATTGGCTCAGGTTGTGATAAGGGTGAAGTGTTTGAGGGCATGATGCAAAAATCGCCTGAAGAAGTAGAAGAGATTGCGAAGTTTTATGATTATCTAGAAATACAACCCGTGTCCAACTATGAGCATCTTCTAGCGAGAGAGTTGGTTAAGGATCGAGCGCACATACAACTGATTCTCAAAAACATCTTAGATTTAGGGGAAAAGCTAGATAAACCTGTCGTGGCGACTGGCAACGTGCACTATCTTGAACCTAGGGATGCCGTCTATCGACGTATCCTCATTACAACATTAGGAGGGGCGAGTCCACTTAAGCCAGATCAACTTCCCCCTGTGCATTTCCGTACAACGGACGATATGCTACAGGAATTTCAATTTTTAGGAGAAGAACGAGCGAGAGAGGTTGTCATTACCAATACTCATCATGTGCATGAACAGATCGAAGAAGTGAAGCCAATCCCCGATGAATTATATACCCCAAATATTGAAGGGGTTGACGAAGATATTCGTCGTATCAGCTACACAAAAGCAAAAAGTATTTACGGAGACCCGCTCCCAGAGATTGTTGAAAAGAGGCTAGAGAAAGAATTAAATAGTATCATTGGCCACGGATTTGCTGTCATTTATCTCATCTCGGCCAAGCTGGTGGTCAAGTCTCTAGAGGATGGTTACCTTGTCGGGTCTCGTGGATCCGTAGGTTCTTCCTTCGTTGCCACCATGACCGATATTACGGAGGTTAATCCTCTTCCACCGCATTACGTCTGCTATGAGTGTCATCACTCCGAATTTTTCAATGACGGCTCAGTCGGTTCCGGTTTTGACCTTCCGGATAAATCTTGTCCTGAGTGTGGCGCTGACCTCGTCAAGGACGGGCACGATATACCATTTGAGGTATTCCTTGGATTCAAGGGTGATAAGGTTCCCGATATCGACCTCAACTTCTCAGGGGAATACCAACCGGTGGCTCACAAATATACACAGGAATTATTCGGTGTAGACAATGTGTATCGTGCGGGAACGATTGGTACGGTTGCAGACAAAACAGCGTTTGGTTTTGTGAAGAAGTATGAAGAGGAAACGCAACAGGCGATGAAACAGGCTGAGATTGCACGTCTAGCCTCTGGATGTACGGGAGTCAAAAGAACCACAGGTCAGCACCCGGGGGGCATTATTGTTGTGCCTGATGAATACGACATTTACGATTTCTGTCCGATTCAGTACCCAGCAGATGATTTAGGTTCGGAATGGAGAACAACGCACTTTGACTTCCACTCCATCCATGATAATTTGCTTAAGCTTGATATACTTGGTCACGATGACCCTACAGTGATTCGTATGCTCCAGGACTTGTCAGGCATCGATCCAAAAGACATACCCCTTGACGATCCTGAAGTGATGAGCTTATTCAGCTCCACGGAAGCTCTAGGTGTGACGCCTGAACAAATCATGTCCAAGACAGGTTCGCTAGGCATACCCGAGTTCGGCACACGCTTCGTTCGTCAAATGCTTGAAGATACGAAGCCGACAACGTTTGCTGAACTCGTTCGAATATCAGGGTTATCTCACGGTACGGACGTGTGGCTCAATAATGCACAAGAACTGATCCGAGCAGGGAAGGCAGTCTTAGCGGAAGTGATCTCTACCCGTGACGATATTATGGTTTACTTGATCCACAAAGGTTTAGACCCGTCGCGCGCCTTTAAAATCATGGAAAAAGTGAGAAAAGGTAAAGGGGTAGAGCCGGAAGAAATAGAGTACATGAAAGAACACAATGTCCCTGATTGGTACATTGACTCCTGTCAGAAAATCAAGTACATGTTCCCTAAGGCACACGCGGTGGCCTATGTTCTCATGGCTGTTAGGATTGCTTACTTCAAAGTTCATCACCCTATCCTGTTCTATGCGACTTATTTCAGTGTCCGTGCGGATGACTTTGATGTCAGCTTGGCGATTAAGGGGGCATCAGCCGTTCGGAAGAAAATCGAAGAGATCAACGAAAAAGGCAACGACGCATCTCCCAAGGAGAAGAGTTTGCTCACGGTACTAGAACTCTGTCTAGAGATGCTAGAAAGAGGATATCATTTTCAGAAAGTCGATCTGTACCGCTCAGATGCCACAAGATTTATCGTCGAGGGTGATAGTCTGATCCCACCGTTCAATGCCATCCCTGGTGTCGGGACAAATGCGGCCGTTAACATTGCTAAATCCCGAGAACAGGGTGAATTCTTAAGTAAGGAAGATCTGCAGCAACGGAGTAAAGTGACAAAAACGGTCCTCGAATACCTTGATGAACAAGGATGCCTCACAGGGCTTCCGGAAAGCAACCAGCTCTCCCTGTTCTAA
- the rimP gene encoding ribosome maturation factor RimP — protein MSKKVTDIVEELVLPILNERGFELVDTEFKKEGNQWFLRVYIDKDGGIDIEECGEVSEALSAKLDETDPIKQAYFLEVSSPGAERPLKKEKDMHAAVGQSIAVSTYEPVDGQKEFEGKLLEFDGETVTIEIKIKAQTKKISIPYAKIAKARLAVTF, from the coding sequence GTGAGTAAGAAGGTTACCGATATCGTAGAGGAACTTGTGCTCCCTATCCTTAATGAAAGAGGCTTTGAGCTCGTTGATACCGAGTTCAAAAAAGAAGGGAACCAATGGTTCTTGAGAGTTTATATAGATAAGGACGGCGGCATTGACATCGAGGAGTGCGGTGAAGTGAGTGAAGCTCTGTCCGCAAAACTAGATGAAACAGATCCGATTAAGCAAGCCTATTTTCTTGAAGTCTCTTCACCAGGGGCTGAACGTCCGCTGAAAAAGGAAAAAGATATGCATGCAGCTGTGGGACAGAGCATCGCTGTTAGTACATATGAGCCTGTGGATGGACAGAAAGAATTTGAGGGAAAATTACTTGAATTTGACGGGGAAACAGTCACCATAGAGATAAAGATAAAAGCACAAACAAAAAAGATCTCTATACCGTATGCAAAAATTGCAAAAGCACGGCTTGCTGTGACGTTCTAA
- the nusA gene encoding transcription termination factor NusA: MNIEFMEALTAVEKEKGISKEVLIEAIEAALISGYKRNFNSAQNVRVDINRETGSVRVFARKNVVEEVVDPRLEMSLEAAHAMDPTYQVDDIVELEVTPKDFGRIAAQTAKQVVTQRIREAERGIIFSEFIDREEDIMTGIVQRQDPRFLYVDLGKAEGLLPINETMPTDRFQHGDRVKAFISKVEKTTKGPQILLSRTHPGLLKRLFELEVPEIYEGIVEIKSAAREAGDRSKIAVYSANPDVDPVGACVGPRGTRVQTIVDELNGEKIDIVHWSEDPTVYVANALSPSKVVRVDVDEEEKMTRVIVPDYQLSLAIGKRGQNARLAAKLTGWKIDIKSESDAEALGLLDDVPEEDAPEDARETDVDETQTVDEDSEAVDQVEAEDADSEPAAETDDDTIDESIDEDTDILEEEGDVEDEDEA, from the coding sequence GTGAATATAGAATTTATGGAAGCGTTGACGGCAGTGGAGAAAGAAAAAGGGATTAGCAAGGAGGTTTTAATTGAAGCGATTGAAGCCGCCCTCATCTCTGGTTACAAACGTAACTTTAACTCCGCTCAAAATGTACGTGTCGATATTAATAGAGAGACAGGGTCTGTGAGAGTTTTTGCCAGAAAAAACGTCGTTGAGGAAGTTGTCGATCCTAGACTAGAAATGAGCCTAGAAGCCGCACATGCGATGGACCCGACATATCAAGTAGATGACATCGTGGAATTAGAAGTCACACCAAAAGATTTTGGTCGTATCGCAGCCCAAACGGCAAAGCAGGTCGTCACGCAACGCATACGTGAAGCTGAGAGAGGGATTATTTTCAGCGAATTTATCGATCGCGAAGAAGATATCATGACGGGGATCGTACAGAGGCAAGACCCACGTTTTCTATACGTCGATTTAGGTAAGGCAGAAGGCTTACTTCCCATAAACGAAACGATGCCAACAGATCGCTTCCAACATGGTGATCGTGTCAAGGCTTTTATTTCTAAAGTAGAAAAGACAACAAAGGGCCCTCAAATACTGTTATCTCGTACACACCCAGGGCTACTCAAACGTTTATTTGAATTAGAAGTACCCGAGATCTATGAAGGGATCGTAGAAATCAAATCAGCTGCGCGAGAGGCAGGAGATCGCTCTAAAATCGCAGTATACTCAGCTAACCCGGACGTAGACCCAGTCGGTGCTTGTGTGGGACCTAGGGGAACCCGCGTACAAACCATTGTTGACGAGCTGAACGGTGAGAAAATAGACATTGTACACTGGTCTGAGGACCCTACCGTCTATGTGGCCAATGCGCTTAGCCCGTCAAAAGTTGTCCGTGTAGATGTCGACGAAGAGGAGAAAATGACCCGGGTCATCGTGCCGGATTATCAGTTGTCACTGGCCATAGGTAAGCGGGGCCAAAATGCACGTTTAGCAGCGAAATTAACAGGATGGAAAATTGACATTAAGAGTGAAAGTGATGCAGAAGCTCTAGGATTACTCGATGACGTTCCAGAAGAGGATGCACCTGAAGATGCACGAGAGACTGATGTTGATGAAACACAAACCGTTGACGAGGACAGTGAAGCAGTAGATCAAGTCGAAGCAGAAGATGCAGATAGTGAACCTGCGGCTGAAACAGATGATGATACAATTGATGAAAGTATTGATGAAGACACGGATATTTTAGAAGAAGAAGGAGATGTAGAGGACGAAGATGAAGCATAA
- the rnpM gene encoding RNase P modulator RnpM translates to MKHKKVPLRKCVACQEMKPKKTLIRVVRTPDSGIKFDPTGKASGRGAYICHTNECFQLARKNRSLERSLKTNIDEDVYASLQTQLGQ, encoded by the coding sequence ATGAAGCATAAAAAAGTCCCTCTCCGCAAATGTGTGGCTTGTCAAGAGATGAAACCCAAAAAGACATTAATACGTGTCGTCAGAACGCCTGATTCTGGGATCAAATTTGACCCCACAGGGAAAGCGTCCGGACGTGGTGCGTATATATGTCATACGAATGAATGCTTTCAACTAGCTAGAAAAAATCGTTCGTTGGAACGTTCGCTTAAGACAAATATAGATGAAGATGTTTATGCGTCCTTACAAACACAGTTAGGACAATGA
- a CDS encoding ribosomal L7Ae/L30e/S12e/Gadd45 family protein, translated as MNPRFYQLLGLAMRAGKLVSGEEPVLNAVRHGRVALICIAGDASSNTLKKTKDKATYYGVDNIIVSSRQELGNAIGKAERVVVGVTDVGFAKQLMKLYDNQ; from the coding sequence GTGAATCCTCGATTTTACCAACTCCTAGGCTTAGCAATGAGAGCGGGGAAACTCGTATCTGGAGAAGAACCCGTCTTGAACGCCGTTAGACACGGTCGTGTCGCGTTGATCTGTATAGCGGGCGATGCCTCCTCTAACACGTTAAAAAAAACCAAAGACAAGGCAACGTACTACGGCGTGGATAATATCATTGTTAGTAGTAGACAGGAGTTAGGAAATGCCATTGGGAAGGCAGAACGAGTGGTAGTTGGAGTAACCGACGTAGGATTTGCCAAGCAATTGATGAAGTTGTACGACAATCAATAA
- the infB gene encoding translation initiation factor IF-2 yields the protein MSKLRIYEYARKQDMASKEVIEILKRLGHSVSNHMSVMDENMTKEVEQYIANLKNNSQTSAPTSSDISQQAQAKRQTEKQQSQQNKSQSHKKNHQSQANKASHEAKPSHQKQAKEQNHTKKQSENKNRHKDQQRNQNASQDKKKKQTPKDHVVNNDKQSSGKRKRRNKIKHQRTQETEASNSNYITVSGSITVGDLAKKLGKEPSELIKKLMKLGVMATINQEVDFDTVALIADEYGVSVEEKVEVDEDQFEMQVTEDDPSTLEERPPVVTIMGHVDHGKTTLLDAIRQTKVTESEAGGITQHIGAYQIEHDNKPITFLDTPGHAAFTTMRARGAQVTDIAIIVVAADDGVMPQTKEAVAHAQAAEVPIIVAVNKMDKPEANPDRVMQELTELNLVPEDWGGDTIFVNVSALQGEGLEDLMEMIILVAEMQELKANPNRLAEGTVIEAELDKGKGAVATILVQRGTLNVSDPIVVGNTYGKIRAMVNDRGRRIKKAGPSTPVEITGIHDVPQAGDPFKTFEDEKKARVIGEKRAMKQREQDIGANQRVNLDELFQQIQEGDIKDLNIIIKGDVQGSVEALKGSLEKIDVEGAQIKIIHTGVGAISESDVILASASNAIIIGFNVRPEPSARTTAEQENVDIRLHRIIYNAIDEIESAMKGLLDPEYQEKVIGSVEVRQIFKVSRIGTIAGSYVTEGKITRDSHVRLIRDGIVIHEGKVDVLKRFKDDVKEVATNYECGITIENFNDIKEGDIIEAYVMEEVPR from the coding sequence ATGAGTAAGTTAAGAATCTATGAGTACGCCAGAAAACAAGACATGGCCAGTAAAGAAGTCATAGAAATTTTAAAGAGACTTGGTCATTCTGTTTCTAATCATATGAGTGTCATGGATGAAAACATGACCAAGGAAGTCGAACAGTATATTGCTAATCTCAAAAATAATAGTCAGACTTCCGCACCAACATCCTCTGACATATCTCAGCAAGCACAAGCAAAGAGACAGACTGAAAAACAGCAATCACAACAGAACAAGTCACAGTCTCATAAAAAGAATCATCAGTCTCAGGCAAACAAGGCGTCTCATGAGGCGAAGCCATCTCATCAGAAGCAAGCTAAAGAACAGAATCATACTAAAAAACAAAGTGAAAATAAAAACAGACACAAAGATCAACAGAGGAATCAAAACGCATCTCAGGATAAAAAGAAAAAACAAACACCTAAAGATCATGTCGTGAATAACGATAAGCAATCGTCTGGTAAAAGGAAGAGGAGAAATAAAATCAAACATCAACGAACACAAGAAACAGAAGCTTCCAATTCAAATTATATTACAGTATCAGGGTCTATTACGGTTGGAGATTTAGCTAAGAAATTAGGTAAAGAACCATCCGAACTCATTAAAAAACTTATGAAATTAGGTGTCATGGCCACGATTAACCAAGAGGTTGATTTTGATACAGTTGCCCTGATCGCCGACGAATACGGGGTGAGTGTAGAAGAAAAAGTGGAAGTAGATGAGGATCAGTTTGAAATGCAAGTGACTGAAGATGACCCGTCTACTTTAGAGGAAAGACCACCCGTCGTAACGATTATGGGGCACGTTGACCATGGTAAAACAACGCTCCTTGACGCCATACGTCAAACGAAGGTCACAGAGAGTGAGGCTGGGGGTATCACTCAGCACATTGGGGCTTACCAAATAGAGCACGATAACAAGCCGATTACTTTCTTAGACACGCCGGGACACGCAGCTTTTACCACGATGCGTGCAAGAGGAGCACAAGTGACTGATATTGCCATTATCGTCGTTGCGGCTGACGATGGCGTCATGCCTCAGACGAAAGAAGCTGTAGCGCATGCGCAAGCGGCAGAGGTTCCTATTATTGTAGCGGTTAACAAAATGGATAAACCGGAGGCAAACCCTGATCGTGTCATGCAAGAGCTGACCGAACTAAATCTTGTACCAGAGGATTGGGGAGGAGATACGATATTCGTCAACGTCTCCGCATTGCAAGGTGAGGGACTAGAAGACCTCATGGAAATGATTATTCTCGTGGCTGAAATGCAAGAGCTAAAAGCGAACCCTAACCGATTGGCAGAAGGAACTGTAATTGAAGCGGAGTTAGACAAAGGGAAAGGGGCCGTTGCTACGATACTCGTACAACGCGGAACGTTAAACGTTAGCGACCCGATCGTCGTTGGTAATACGTACGGAAAAATACGTGCCATGGTCAACGATCGAGGTAGACGTATTAAGAAGGCAGGACCTTCTACACCTGTTGAGATCACCGGTATCCACGATGTCCCTCAAGCAGGCGATCCTTTTAAAACCTTTGAAGATGAAAAGAAAGCACGTGTCATCGGTGAAAAACGGGCGATGAAACAGCGTGAGCAAGATATTGGTGCGAACCAAAGAGTGAATCTAGATGAACTCTTCCAACAAATACAAGAAGGGGACATCAAAGACCTCAACATCATCATTAAGGGTGACGTACAAGGATCTGTAGAGGCGTTAAAAGGCTCACTTGAAAAGATTGACGTAGAAGGCGCTCAAATTAAGATTATTCATACAGGAGTTGGCGCCATCAGTGAATCTGATGTCATCTTGGCGTCAGCGTCCAATGCTATCATCATTGGTTTTAACGTTCGACCTGAACCAAGTGCAAGAACGACAGCAGAGCAGGAAAATGTCGACATTCGTTTGCATAGAATCATCTATAATGCCATCGATGAGATTGAAAGTGCCATGAAAGGACTCCTTGACCCAGAATACCAAGAAAAAGTTATCGGATCGGTTGAAGTCCGCCAAATCTTTAAAGTATCTCGAATTGGGACGATTGCAGGATCTTATGTGACAGAAGGAAAAATCACTCGAGATTCCCATGTCCGCCTCATACGCGATGGTATTGTGATCCACGAAGGAAAAGTGGATGTCCTCAAACGATTTAAGGACGATGTCAAAGAAGTGGCAACGAATTACGAATGTGGTATTACGATTGAAAACTTTAATGATATCAAAGAAGGAGATATCATAGAGGCTTATGTGATGGAGGAAGTTCCTCGCTAA
- the rbfA gene encoding 30S ribosome-binding factor RbfA, which produces MSNVRVHRVGEQLKKELSAIFQRDLKDPRIGFVTVTAVEVTGDLQQAKVYLTVLGNEGQKEESLEAIEKASGFIRSEVGRRIRLRHTPELIFKFDESIEYGSKIEKLLSDLNRKED; this is translated from the coding sequence ATGAGTAATGTTCGTGTACATCGTGTCGGAGAACAACTGAAGAAAGAATTAAGTGCCATTTTTCAACGTGATCTCAAAGACCCACGGATCGGGTTTGTGACTGTGACAGCCGTCGAAGTGACCGGGGATCTGCAGCAAGCGAAAGTATACTTAACCGTACTAGGGAATGAAGGGCAAAAGGAAGAGAGCCTTGAAGCGATCGAAAAAGCGTCTGGGTTTATCCGTTCAGAAGTGGGTCGACGAATCCGTCTTCGTCACACTCCGGAACTCATATTCAAGTTCGATGAATCCATCGAATATGGAAGCAAAATTGAAAAATTACTCAGCGATCTCAACCGCAAAGAGGATTGA
- a CDS encoding DHH family phosphoesterase, whose protein sequence is MRYDIQLEQAAHYIRSHDDFLVLAHLHPDGDAIGSTVAMGLLLHHLGKSVTIANEGETPSRFAFLSRYKPIEDLSVSKLNKTFQHVITVDVADESRMGNVQAYLAKETNILNIDHHPTNTMFGDVNLIQPRAASTTQILYDLIKEHFQDAFDHALATALYTGLLTDTGGFRHSNTTKEVFDMASHLLTFGVDPNEVAEQAIDTTSPSHLNVLKKALNSLTFANGKRVAIFTVTKEDMLETGATKDDIDGLVSYPKNIEGVEVGALLKEWSEGEVKVSLRSKRDIDVAVIAQENGGGGHAKAAGYTFNGSLEDAKTTLLDQLQDALGDDNGKTN, encoded by the coding sequence ATGCGTTACGACATACAATTAGAACAAGCTGCCCATTATATTCGTTCTCATGATGATTTTCTCGTACTCGCTCATCTTCATCCAGACGGAGATGCCATAGGGAGTACAGTAGCCATGGGATTACTCCTACACCATCTCGGTAAATCTGTTACGATAGCAAATGAGGGGGAAACACCTTCACGCTTTGCTTTTCTAAGTCGCTACAAACCCATTGAAGATTTGTCAGTTTCCAAATTGAATAAGACATTTCAACATGTGATTACTGTCGATGTAGCAGATGAATCTCGAATGGGGAACGTGCAAGCGTACCTTGCCAAAGAAACAAATATACTTAATATAGATCACCATCCAACCAATACGATGTTTGGGGATGTGAATCTCATACAGCCTCGAGCGGCTTCAACAACGCAAATTTTATATGATCTGATAAAAGAACATTTCCAAGACGCTTTTGATCATGCCTTAGCCACAGCACTGTATACCGGTTTACTCACTGACACTGGTGGATTCCGCCATTCTAATACGACAAAAGAGGTATTTGACATGGCCTCTCACTTGCTAACCTTTGGCGTCGACCCGAATGAAGTGGCAGAGCAAGCCATAGACACAACTTCACCTTCTCATTTAAACGTATTAAAAAAAGCTTTAAACTCACTGACCTTCGCTAATGGGAAAAGAGTCGCCATTTTTACTGTCACGAAGGAAGATATGCTAGAAACAGGGGCTACAAAAGACGATATTGATGGTCTTGTATCCTATCCAAAAAACATTGAGGGTGTTGAAGTAGGTGCATTATTAAAAGAGTGGTCCGAGGGGGAAGTTAAAGTTTCCCTGCGTTCTAAGCGCGATATTGATGTTGCTGTCATAGCGCAGGAAAACGGTGGCGGTGGACATGCGAAGGCGGCCGGTTACACGTTCAACGGGTCGCTAGAGGATGCCAAAACAACACTACTAGACCAGTTACAGGATGCTTTGGGTGATGATAATGGCAAAACAAACTGA